Proteins co-encoded in one Fundulus heteroclitus isolate FHET01 unplaced genomic scaffold, MU-UCD_Fhet_4.1 scaffold_53, whole genome shotgun sequence genomic window:
- the ddx18 gene encoding ATP-dependent RNA helicase DDX18, with product MADLQMKLIRKKIQKRSEKDRERKLKRRQAEEEEAVSAASNGLQDEGCEEAAAEGKAHREPKKNQENRAEEPAEETSTEETPLKKQKKKKKRKLAGAEEPVAEKKIRTEEEEAADEEEEDLNDGPAGAAEEEEAAEEEEPELPTGLTGAFEDTSFSSLAGLVSDSTLRAVREMGFQHMTEIQHKTIRPLLEGRDILAAAKTGSGKTLAFLIPSIELINKLKFMPRNGTGVVILSPTRELAMQTYGVMKELMEHHVHTFGLIMGGSNRSAEAQRLANGVNILVATPGRLLDHLQNTPGFMYKNLQCLIIDEADRILEVGFEEELKQIIRLLPKKRQTMLFSATQTRRVEDLARISLKKEPLYVGVDDHKDSATVDGLEQGYVVCPSEKRFLLLFTFLKKNRKKKLMVFFSSCMSVKFHYELLNYIDLPVMAIHGKQKQTKRTTTFFQFCNADSGILLCTDVAARGLDIPEVDWIVQYDPPDDPKEYIHRVGRTARGVNGRGHALLILRPEELGFLRFLKQAKVPLSEFEFSWSKISDIQSQLEKLIEKNYYLHKSAQEAYKSYVRAYDSHSLKQIYSVGTLNLPQVALSFGFRLPPYVDLNVHSSKGVKLQKRGGGGGFGYQKSSSVKKSRMFKHVSKGKAERRQFSR from the exons ATGGCGGACCTCCAGATGAAGCTCATCCGAAAGAAAATCCAGAAAAGAAGCGAAAAGGACCGAGAGAGAAAGCTGAAGAGGAGGcaggcagaggaagaggaggctg TGTCGGCGGCGTCCAACGGCCTGCAGGATGAAGGCTGTGAGGAAGCTGCTGCTGAGGGTAAAGCCCACAGAGAACCCAAGAAGAACCAGGAGAACCGGGCCGAGGAACCAGCGGAGGAGACCAGCACAGAAGAGACTCCTCTgaagaaacagaagaagaagaagaagagaaagttAGCAGGAGCAGAAGAACCAGTAG CTGAGAAGAAAATCAGGACCGAAGAAGAGGAGGCAgcagatgaggaagaggaggacctCAACGATGGtccagcaggagctgcagaggaagaggaagctgcagaggaagaggagcctgaGCTTCCCACAGGACTGACAG GAGCCTTTGAGGACACGTCGTTCTCCTCCCTGGCCGGCCTGGTCAGCGACAGCACCCTGAGGGCCGTCAGGGAGATGGGCTTCCAGCACATGACCGAGATCCAGCACAAGACCAtccgccccctgctggagggAAG GGACATCCTGGCGGCGGCTAAGACGGGCAGCGGTAAAACTCTGGCCTTCCTCATCCCGTCCATCGAGCTGATCAACAAACTGAAGTTCATGCCCAGGAACG GGACGGGCGTGGTGATCCTGTCGCCCACGCGGGAGCTGGCCATGCAGACGTACGGCGTGATGAAGGAGCTGATGGAGCACCACGTCCACACCTTCGGCCTCATCATGGGGGGCAGCAACCGCTCCGCCGAGGCCCAGCGCCTCGCCAACGGCGTCAACATCCTGGTGGCCACGCCCGGCCGCCTGCTCGACCACCTGCAG AACACGCCGGGCTTCATGTACAAGAACCTGCAGTGCCTGATCATCGACGAGGCCGACCGCATCCTGGAGgtgggcttcgaggaggagctgAAGCAGATCATCAGGCTGCTGCCCA AGAAGAGGCAGACCATGCTGTTCTCCGCCACGCAGACGCGGCGGGTGGAGGATCTGGCCCGCATCTCTCTGAAGAAGGAGCCGCTGTACGTTGGCGTGGACGACCACAAGGACAGCGCCACGGTGGACGGGCTGGAGCAG GGCTACGTGGTTTGTCCCTCGGAGAAACGGTTCCTGCTGCTCTTCACCTTCCTGAAGAAGAACCGTAAGAAGAAGCTGATggtgttcttctcctcctgcATGTCGGTGAAGTTCCACTACGAGCTGCTGAACTACATCGACCTGCCCGTCATGGCCATCCAC GGCAAGCAGAAGCAGACCAAGCGGACCACCACGTTCTTCCAGTTCTGCAACGCCGACTCGGGCATCCTGCTGTGCACCGACGTGGCGGCCCGCGGCCTCGACATCCCCGAGGTCGACTGGATCGTCCAGTACGACCCGCCGGACGACCCCAAG GAGTACATCCACCGGGTCGGCAGAACCGCCCGCGGCGTGAACGGCCGGGGCCACGCGCTCCTCATCCTGCGGCCCGAGGAGCTCGGCTTCCTGCGCTTCCTGAAGCAGGCCAAG gtGCCGCTCAGCGAGTTCGAGTTCTCCTGGAGTAAAATCTCCGACATCCAGTCCCAG CTGGAGAAGCTGATCGAGAAGAACTACTACCTGCACAAGTCGGCGCAGGAGGCCTACAAGTCCTACGTCAGGGCCTACGACTCCCACTCCCTCAAGCAGATCTACAGCGTTGGAACCCTCAACCTCCCCCAGGTGGCGCTGTCCTTCGGCTTCAGGCTGCCGCCCTACGTGGACCTCA
- the LOC105922730 gene encoding actin-related protein 3 gives MAGRLPACVVDCGTGYTKLGYAGNTEPQFIVPSCIAIRESAKVGDQAQRRMMKGVDDLDFFIGDEAVDKPSYSTKWPIRHGIVEDWDLMERFMEQVIFKYLRAEPEDHYFLLTEPPLNTPENREYTAEIMFESFNVPGLYIAVQAVLALAASWTSRQVGERTLTGTVIDSGDGVTHVIPVAEGYVIGSCIKHIPIAGRDITYFTQQLLREREAGIPPEQSLETAKAVKERFSYVCPDLVKEFSKYDSDGSKWIKQYTGTNAISKKEFTIDVGYERFLGPEIFFHPEFANPDFTQPISEVVDEVIQNCPIDVRRPLYKNVVLSGGSTMFRDFGRRLQRDLKRTVDARLKLSEELSGGKLKPKPIDVQVVTHHMQRYAVWFGGSMLASTPEFYQVCHTKKDYEEIGPSICRHNPVFGVMS, from the exons ATGGCTGGACGGCTACCGGCGTGTGTGGTGGACTGCGGCACAGG TTACACCAAGCTGGGATACGCAGGGAACACGGAGCCGCAGTTCATCGTTCCGTCAT GTATCGCCATCAGGGAGTCGGCCAAGGTGGGCGACCAGGCCCAGCGGAGGATGATGAAGGGCGTGGACGACCTGGACTTCTTCATCGGGGACGAAGCCGTGGACAAGCCCTCCTACTCCACCAAG TGGCCCATCCGCCATGGCATCGTGGAGGACTGGGACCTGATGGAGCGCTTCATGGAGCAGGTCATCTTCAAGTACCTGCGGGCCGAGCCAGAGGACCACTACTTTCTCCTG ACGGAGCCTCCTCTGAACACACCGGAGAACCGGGAGTACACGGCTGAGATCATGTTCGAGTCCTTCAACGTCCCGGGGCTCTACATCGCCGTGCAG GCTGTGCTGGCCCTCGCTGCCTCCTGGACCTCCAGGCAGGTGGGAGAACGGACGCTGACGGGTACCGTCATCGACAGCGGCGACGGCGTCACGCACGTCATCCCCGTG GCGGAGGGCTACGTCATCGGCAGCTGCATCAAGCACATCCCCATCGCGGGGCGGGACATCACCTACTTCAcccagcagctgctgagggaacGGGAGGCCGGGATCCCCCCGGAACAATCCCTGGAGACCGCCAAGGCCGTCAAG GAACGCTTCAGCTACGTGTGTCCGGACCTGGTCAAAGAGTTCAGCAAGTACGACTCGGACGGGTCCAAATGGATCAAGCAGTACACCGGAACCAACGCCATCAGCAAGAAGGAGTTCACCATCGACGTGGGCTACGAGCGCTTCCTGGGGCCCGAGATCTTCTTCCACCCGGAG TTTGCCAACCCGGACTTCACGCAGCCCATCTCAGAGGTGGTGGACGAAGTCATCCAGAACTGTCCCATCGACGTCCGCCGCCCTCTCTACAAG AACGTGGTTCTGTCCGGAGGCTCCACCATGTTCAGGGACTTTGGGCGGCGCCTGCAGAGAGACCTGAAGAGAACGGTGGACGCGCGGCTGAAGCTGAGCGAGGAGCTGAGCGGAGGAAAACTCAAG ccCAAACCCATCGACGTCCAGGTGGTGACCCATCACATGCAGAGATACGCCGTGTGGTTCGGAGGATCCATGCTCGCCTCCACC CCCGAGTTCTACCAGGTGTGTCACACCAAAAAGGACTACGAGGAGATCGGGCCGAGCATCTGTCGCCACAACCCCGTGTTCGGCGTCATGTCCTAA